The region CGCTCGCGCACAACGTCAGGACGGCCCGCACCCGCGCGGGCCTGTCCCTGGACGAGCTCGGCCGTCGCGCCAAGGTCAGCAAGGGGGCTCTCGTCGGGTTGGAGAAAGCGCAGGGCAACCCGAACTTCGCCACCCTGGTCCGGCTGGCCGACACCCTCGGCGTCTCGGTGTCCGCTCTGCTGGAGGGGTCGTCCGAAGGTCGCGTCCGTGTCGTGGCCGCCGATGCCGTGATGCCGTTGTGGACCGGAGCGCAGGGCAGCGAGGCCCGGCTCATGCTGACGACCTCGGGCCCGGCCCCGGTCGAGGTCTGGCGCTGGAAACTGGAGCCGGGCGAGGAGTACCCCAGCCACCCCCACCAGGCCGGAGTCGTGGAAACCGTCAGCGTCACCGCCGGCCGGATGACCCTGATCGTCGACGGCGCCGAGCACACCGTTGAAGTCGGACAGACCGCCACTTTCGACGGCGACGCCCCCCACACCTACCGCGGTGCCGGCACCGAACCCTGCCACCTGATCATGACGGTCCACCTGCCGCCCGGTCCCGTTTCCACATCCTGAGCCGACGACACCCGGGAAGGCCGCGGTGGCGCCGTCCCCTTCGTCCCGGCCGTCAGCTACGGACGGCCCCGTTCTTGCTGGGCCACGGGTGAGGCCCGGGGACACTGCCCCTCCGCGGCCACGTGTTGATGCATGGTCAATCCCCGCGCTCGCGCGTAGTTCAGATGACGTAGCCGTGGCAGCCGCCGTACGAACTACGTCATTTGGCTCAATCGGAGGCCGTTGCCGCCCTTCTAGCGTTCGGGTCATCATCCCGATCGAGTCCGGACCGGAATTCCGGGCGAAGGAGGCAGTGCCGTGAGCGAAGTGAAGAACATCGTGTTGGTCCACGGTGGTTTCGTCGATGGCTCGGGCTGGCAGGGCGTCTACGATCATCTGACCGCCGACGGGTACCGGGTCACCGTCGTGCAGAATCCGACCCTGTCACTGGCCGGCGACGTCGCCGCGACGCACCAGATCCTCGACGACCTCGACGGCCCTGCCGTGCTGGTCGGCCACTCCTACGGTGGCGTCGTCATCACCGAAGCGGGCAACCACCCGAACGTCGCCGGGCTTGCCTACGTCGCGGCGTTCGCGCCCGACAAGGGCGAGTCCGTCAGCTCCCTGATCGCCGACCCGCCGCCCGGTGCGCCGGTTCCGCCGATCCTGCCGCCCAAGGACGGGTTCCTGTTCCTGGACAGGGGCAAGTTCGCGGCCTCGTTCGCCGCCGACGTGCCCGCGGTCGTGGCGGCCTTCATGGCCGACTCGCAGGTGCCTTGGGGCGTGGACGCGCTCGGCGGGACGGTGTCGGAACCGGCCTGGCGGACCAAGCCCTCGTGGTACCTGGTCGCCACCGATGACCGCATGATCCCGCCGCCCGCCCAGCGCGTGATGTCCGAGCGGGCGGGGTCGACCGTCACCGAGACCCCGGGCAGCCACGCCGTCTACGTCTCCAACCCCGCGGCCGTGGCGGCCGTCATCAACCAGGCGGCGCACGCGGTCTCCGCCCGTTAGCGGAGGCGTCACATCCCGCGTCGCCGTCCAGTCCGTCTCGCCCGGTTCCTCCGACCGGGCGGGACTTCACTTCCCGCCTTCTCCCAAAGAGGTTTCGCCCTGCACGTCCGCCGAATGATCACCCGTCGTCGGGCGCTCGTGAGCGGAGTCGCCGTCGCCGCGACGGCCGCGATGGTCGGCCCGGCCGGTTCCACCGCCGCGGCCGCCGACCACACCAAGGCCCAGTCGAAGGCCAAGCCGACCATCGTTCTGGTGCACGGCGGGTTCGCCGACGCCTCCGGCTGGAACGGCGTCATCGAACGGCTCCAGCACGACGGCTACAAGACCATCGCGCCCGCCAACCCGCTGCGCGGCATCCCCACCGACGCCGCCTAACATCGCGAGCGTCCTCGCATCGATCGAGGGACCGATCGTCCTGGTCGGCCACTCCTACGGCGGCGCCGTAATCACCAACGCCGCCGCGGGCAACCGCAACGTCAAGGCACTGGTCTACGTCGCGGCGTTCGCACCCGACAAGGGCGAGCAGCTCGGCGTCCTGCTCAACAAGTACCCCGGCAGCCTGATCGGCTCCTCCGTACAGGGAGTGCCCTACCCCAACCCGGACGGCACCACCGGCACCGACCTCTATATGCAGGCCGACAAGTTCCGGGCCGCCTTCGCAGCCGAGCTGCGCCACCTCGGAGAGCAGGCCGCTGAGCGCGGGGCATCCTCACGCTCAGCGGCTCCACGCACCCCACCCCACCAGGCGGCCGCCTGACGTTCCGGGTCCGGCGCCACGCACGGGCAGCAGAGGGGCTCACCGCGCACCGCTCCCTCCTCCGCGGATCCGGGACGGCGGAACCCTGAGCCGACACCGCCACGGTGTCTGGGCTGTTGACCTGGTCGATCGACGACTGCACACCCGCGCCGTACCGGCGCGAGATGACACCGGCGTACCGCTGCTCCAGGAATGCGAAGAACCTGGGGCCGGTCCGCCATGACCAACCACCTCTCGGAGATCTTGTGACCTCGCTCCCGCAGGTGCCGACCGTTCGCGGCCCGGTGGCCGTGGTGATCTGGGCACCGTCCTGATGCACGAACACGTCCTCGTCCTCAGCGAGGAACTGCGCCAGAGCATCCCGGAGAACTGGGACGAGCAGCTGCGCATAGACGGCGCGGTCACCCGGCTGACCGCGCTGGCAGAGACGGGAGTGTCCACGATCGTCGATCCGACCGTCATCGGCCTCGGCCGTGACGTTCGACGCGTCGCAGCGGTCAACGCGCGCGTCGACCTCAACATCATCGTCGCGACCGGCCTCTACACACTGGCGGAAGTGCCGGACTACTTCCGCTACCACGGGCCCGGCACCCTGCTCGGCGGCCCCGAGAGCATGACCGACCTGTTCGTCCGCGAGCTCACCGAGGGCTTCGCCGGCACCGGCATCAAGGCGGCCTTCCTCAAATGCGCGATCGAGGACGAGCTCACCCCCGGCGTCGAGCGGGTCATGCGCGCCGTGGCTCAGGCCCACCTCCGCACCGGAGCCCCGATTACCGTACACACCAGCGCTCATGCCCAGACCGGCCTGACCGCTCAGGAGATCCTGCGCAGCGAGGGCGTCGACCTCGGCGCCGTTGTCATCGGGCACAGTGGTTACACCTCCGATCCGGACTACCTGCACCGGCTCATCGACAACGGCTCCTACCTCGGCATGGACCGCTTCGGCGAACAGATCGCACCGAACTGGCACTACACGCACCTGCACGACCACGTCCTTCCAGCGCTGCTGCAAGCCGGGGTCACCCAGGCGCAATTGGACACCATGCTCGTCGACAACCCACGCCGCTACTTCAGCCCGGCCAATTCCTAGCGGCACGCCACACGGCGCAGTCGACCGGAGCGTGTCCAGGCGGCGCGGTCCGACCTCGTGGCCGAGGCCGCAGACAGCCCGCTGGCGGGTGTTGGCCTCCCATGACCACCCCTGCCACGATCACGATGTGCCCGACACCATCACGATGTGCCCGGCCACGATCACGCTGTGGCTGTGCGTATCGTCCTGGCGGGCGGCAACGTGGGCCGTCCGGAGGCCGCGCGGCGCGCTCGGCACGGTGATGCGCGCCTCTCGCCCTGCCCGGCTTCGCACCGAGCCGAGTGCCGCTGCCCTTGGCCGTGGTGTGGCGGTAGGACCGCAGGTAGCGTGCGGGTTGTGACTCCTGACGATGGGGCTGCCAGCCCGAGACAGAGACCGCACGACGGCCAATTGCCGGCCACGGATGGCATGTTGGTCGGGCGGGAGCACGAGCTGAAGGCCGTTGAGGAGTTCGTGCTTCGGGCAGCGAGTGACGAGGATGCCCTGGTGCTCTACGGGGAAGCCGGCGTCGGTAAGACGGTCTTGCTCGACGCCGCCGAAGAGGCGGCTGCCGCGAGCGGGGTTCCCGTCATTCGGACCGTCGGCGTCGAGGTCGAAACGGATCTGGCGTACGCCGCTCTGTACCGGCTGCTGACGCCGTTCCTGTCGCAGCTCGACGAGTTGAGCGGGCAGCAGCGTCGCACGCTGGCGACAGCGCTCGGGCTCGACGAGGGGCCGCCGCCCGACCGCCTGGCCGTATCGAACGCGGCGCTGTCGCTCCTCGGGCTGGCCAGGGGCGACGGTCCGCTCCTGGTGATCGTGGACGATCTGCCGTGGCTGGACCGTATGAGCGCGGCGGTACTGGCGTTCGTCGCGCGGCGGCTGGCCGGCGCCCGCATCGGGTTTCTCGGCGCCTTCCGCACGGGTGAGTCGAGCTTCTTCGACGGCGGTGGGCTGGCGGCCGTCGAGGTGATGCCACTCGGCCAGACCGCCGCCGCCAGCCTGATCGACCGGCGCTACCCGGCACTTGCGCCAAGAGTGCGCCAGCAAGTGCTCGCCGAGGCGGCCGGGAATCCGCTGGCGCTGCTGGAACTGCCCGCGCGAGTGGCCGATCGCAGCCATGAACGGCAGACGGCTCCGGCACTGCCGTTGAGCCAGCGGCTGGAGCATCTGTTCGCCGCCAGGGTCGATCCGCTTCCGACCCCGACCCGGCGCGCCCTGTTGCTCGCCGCGCTCGACGCCACCGGTGACATGCTCACCTGCACCTGCACGTCGAACATGTACGCCGTACAGTCACGCCCGAGTCACCTACCGGTCGGGCGACACCCGCCACTTCAGTGGTTGGCAAGCCGCCATGTGGCCGACCCCGTTGACCGGCTTTCTCGCCCGCGGGAACGGAGGCGGCCACCTCCTCCGGGCGGACCCAGCCCGAGACCTGGTGATCAGCTCGCGCCGGGCTCAGAGGCGAGCCCGCTCCGGCAGCACTCGAAGACAACGCAGATGTCGTCGTCCTCATCCACCGCGAAGACACGTACGAGAAAGAAAAACCGCGCCAGCGGTGCCTTCAGTCGTAAGACCCCCGGCGGTGGCACCAGGGGCGCCGGCTATGGAAACCAGACCTCGCAGATGCCGTCCTCGCCCGCCTCGCTCCGGTCGACATCGAACGCCGACTCGAAGCGCTCCTCATCCGCGTAGACGGACAGGGCGCCGCCGGTGAGCATATGGAGGAAGCCTTCGTAGTCGAAGAACCCTTCATCACTGATGTCGTAGCCCTCACCCAACGGGTCGAGGTCGATCCCCACGGCGGCCAGAGTGGCGCGCGGGTCTCCGGTGATCTCCAACTCGTCGAAGCCCTCGACCATCAGATCGGGGGTGCCGGGCACAGCAACAAGGATCTTCGTGTACGAGGCGCCGAAGTCGCGTTCGCAGACAGCGACGATCCGGGCATCCGGATACTTCTTCCGCTGCGCCTGGAACTCGTCCTCCAAAGCACTGGCCAATACCCCGTCTTCGACAAGCGCCGGGTCGCTGATCTTCGCCGTGGAGCCCCACACGGCCGCGCGTACGCCGTCCAGCTCTTCCCGGTTGGTAGGGCTTCCCGGATGTTCCAGTCGGGACGGAGCGTACTCACGGCGGATCGCCGAGACGGTCGACAGGGACAGCACCGCGGCCCTGGCCGCCCCAGGGTCGTGGGCAGTGGCAGGCGGCCGCTCGTTGGGCTGGAGCGGGGTCGTGAAGGGGGGATGGACGACGACCAGATGCGCGTGCCCGCTGTGACGGGGATTCACCTGCGTTCCGGGGGATACGGGACTCATGCCGCCGAGCGTATGCCGCTGCCCGCGATCCGGATGTAACGGTCCTGTGGAGAAGGGGAGTTGACCCGGTAAGTCGAGCCGTGTATCGACTACGGCCGGTACACACGTGTGTCTAGCGTGAGGTCCGTTCGTCGGCGCCACATCGACCACGGGGGCCCCTGGCGCCACGAACACCCCATGCCCTATGGGGCCCCCACGGGGACATCACGTGCCAAAACCCATACGCAACCGGCGGTTGCGTGCGCTGCGCCGGTCGGTCGTCGCACTCGCGGGTGCTTCGGTCATGGCCCTCACCGGGCTTCCCGGAATCACCTTAGCGACCGCTGCGCCGAAGCCGCTGGACCCGGGCAAGCGCTGTGACGAGTTGTACGGCCTGCCCAGCAGCACCAGCCCGACCGTTGACCTGCCGGAGTTCGACGCCTCCCGCGCGAAGTCCCAGTGGGACGAATACGAGTACGTCAACCCCGCCAAGGAGTGGGACGGCCTCGGGCCGCCGTCCGCCGCCAAGGAAGCCGCACTGGCCAAGCTGACCAAGGCCCCGGCGACACAGCCTGACAGGGTCTGGTGGAGGTGGCTCCAACAGAAGGACAGGTACCCCAAGTTCGAGGACTACCGGGACGCGAAGTTCATCACGAACTCCGGTAACGACCCCCGAGGCAAGGCCTTCGAACGAAAGGTGATCAAGGATCACGGGCTGGTCGGACCGGACTGGATCTGCCAGAAGGAGGTCGAGTTCAAGGACCCCGACACCGGCAAGACCTATCGGCGCAAGCTCGACGCCTACAACACGCGCACGAAGCAGATCCTGGAGATCAAGTCCAACGGCAGTCCGGACCGCAGAGAAATCCCCAAGGACCTGGCATGGGCCAAGGACCCCAACTGGAAGGACAGCCGGGCCAAGTTCGTCTTCGCCGAGCCCCAGAAGGCCGACGCGAAGAAGTTCCTGGGAGACATGCGCCAGATCGCCGGGGACCGGGTCACCGAGTACAACTATCGCTCCGACCGTGTGGAGCTCGCCCCCAAGGGCGGACAGCGCGCCACGAGCGGTCTGCTGGAGCCCCCGGGCCAGTCCGGCACCACCCGCGGTGGCGCCACCGACCTGATCCGCGAGTCGCGGCCCACCCCGAAGGACATGGCGGAATACCTGAACCGCAGGAACGTCGCCAACCCGGGTGGTCTGCCCCGTGGCCCCGGCGGCGTCGACTTCTCCACCCTGGACCTGAAGTACATCGGCAAGCCGGTCAAGGGCAAGGGCGTCGACTTCGCGTTCGACGCGAACGAAGACCCCACCGAGAACTCCGGTTGGGGCGGCAAAGCCAAGGCCCAGCTCATCTCGGACGCGTTCTTCACCTGGCTCGCCCTGAGTCCCGACAAGTTCTGGGTCAACCTCAACCCGGATGAGCCGGACCGCATCATGGACGCCAAGTTCGGCAAGACCGACGCCGGCCGCGTGCTCCTGGAAGCCGACCTCCAGATGAAGCACGACTTCTACAAGGCCATGGACCCCGATACCGACCTCGGCAAACGCTATTGGGCGGCCCTGCCCAAGCAGAACGGCTACCCGTGCATGCCCGGCCTGCGTAACTGGATCGAGCCGAAGACCGCGCAGGTCCGCGAGCAGGACGGCGGCATCTACATCCTCGACACCCCGCTGCGCCTGAAGTCGACCGCGCAGACCACGATCACCCCCGGCCCCGGCACGCCGATCTGCACCCCGAACGAGGCCGAGACCAAGGCGGCACAGCGCGTCATCGATCAGATGATCGTGCCCGCGGTGGAGAAGACCATCAACACCGCACCCCAGTACGCCGACCTGCGGCGCGTCTACACCGCCCGCGTCGCGGCCGAGTACATCCGCCAGCAGGACGCCAAGGCGCCCACCGACTACCACAAGATCATCAACAGTGGTGATGTCTCCCGCTGGCCGCTGCGCGCGCCCAACCAGAACTGGACCCGCGAGGCCCTGTTCAACAAGTATCGGTACATCTACACCCACGGCGAGTTCGAGTACAAGATCCCTGCGAACGGCACCGTCCAGGTCTACCTCGTGGGCGGCGTCGACATGTCCAAGCAGCCCAAGCACAACGTCAGCAAGGCGCGCTTCACCGCTCAGCACCGCTACCTGCCCCGACAGGCGCAGACCAGCGTGAAGACCCTCACCGACAACACCGACATGACAGGACAGGTACTCCTCGGCGCAAACACAGCCGCCGAGGACACCGGCACCTCCACACCTACACCCACGCCAACCCCGACACCGACGCACTCGGGCAAGCCGACCCCCGCCCCGACCCACAGCGGTGGAGGTAGCGGAAGCACGCACACCCCGGCACCCGCCACGCCCGCACCCAGCGAGCCCGGCGGTGACCTCGCGCACACCGGCAACGACTCCCCGATCGGCCTGATCTCGGGTATCGCCGCCGCCCTTGCCGTGGTCGGCGGGGCGCTCGTGTGGTGGATACGCCGCCGCAAGACCGCCCAGGAGTAGCCCCCCGGCGGATGAACACACGTGATGGGGCCGGTACTCGCAACCCGCGTACCGGCCCCATCATTTTCCGCAGCCCTGGGGGATGTTGGGGACCGGCGAGTCGTTGCCGCCGGGGTTCGTGTTGTCGCGGCGCCAGACGATGCGGTGGTCGGCGTAGGGGCTCGGGTCGGTGAAGGGGCGGTGGACGATTCCCGCGAAGCTCGTGCTCGGCGTCTTGGCCCCCGGCAGCAGACGCTGCTCAGCGCCGGTCCAGTGCCGCTCGAGTCTCCTGGCCTCCCACCGCGTTCCCTCCGATCACAGAAGTATCGGACGAGATCCATCCAGGCCGTGTCCTCGTTGTCCCCCCGGACTAGGTCCCGGGCCGGCCGCAGCGGGCGCTGCGCCAGGGCGATCGGTGAAAGGATCACGTTGAGAAGACTTCATTGAGCCGCGTATCCCAATCCGAGGCGCCGGCCGCCGTGCCCGATCGGAGGCGGTGCGCGGTTCGCGCGCCGACGGGCATTACCTCCTGGTCGTCCAAGGGCAACCAGAAGGAGCCGTGCGGACAACTGCGCCGCCTGCCCTGGCAGCAGACGTCGCCGCTGGACCGCACCCGTACGACCGGGCATGGACGACGCGAGGCCCGACGCCTGAAAGTGTGCACCGTCCAAGCTGGATCACTCTTCGCTCACGCCGTCCAAGCCCCCGAGATCAAGCGACGCCGCGTCAACACCAAGACGGGCAAGGTCCGGGCGAAGACGGTCCACGCCGTCACGCCGGCTGGACCAACATCACCCCCGCAGCTGACGACCACCGGTCGACGACGTCTGCCTGGAGGCCGTGGTATCGGCAGTGAGGGCGTGACGGCTGGACCAGGTCAGGGCTGCGGTTGCGGCCAGGGCGAGGAAGGGGACGGTGAAACCGGCTCGTGTGCCGCCTGGACCGTCGACGAGTCGGCCGACCGTGGCGGCAGAGACGGCGATGCCCGCCGCGCTCGCGGAGTTCGTCCAGGTGAAGGCTTGGGTCAGGATCGACTGGTCCATGACCGACTCGATGAGCGTCGAGGAGACGATGATGCACGGAGCGACGCCCGCACCGGGGAGCAGGAGGGCAAGGCCGAGCTGCCAGGGGGAGTTGGCCAGGAGCGGCAGCAGCGATGCGCAGGCGACTAAGGTCAGGATCAGGGGCAGCTGGGCCCCGGGCGGGGTGTGCCGGCGGTGTCGCCCGTAGGCCAGACCGGCCAGCAGGCTTGCCGCGCTCATCAGTCCGTACAGGAACCCGGCTGCCGCGGCGGCGTGGTGAACGCCGGCGAAGGCGCTCACCGAGACCTGCATCGAGCCGAAGAAGACGCCCAGGGCCAGGTTGACCGCCAGTAGCGTGGCGAAGTTCCGGGTCAACAGAGGCTCCGGGCCCCGGGTGGCCGTACGATCCGGGGCGGGCGCCGGGGCCGTACGACGCAGCGCCGCGAAGGCCAGTCCGGCGCCGACGACTAGCACCCCGGCCAGCACCGTACCCGCGGCCGGGTGCACCTGGGTTGCTGTCAGCACCGCGAGGGTGGGACCGAGGAGGAAGGCGACTTCGTTGCTGATCGTTTCGAGTGCGAAAGCCGGGGTGAGTTCGGCCCTGCCGTGCAACAAGGCCGACCAGCGGGCCGCGGAGAGCGCACCGAACTGCGGGACGGTCGCCCCGGCGGCGAGGCCGGCCGCCGTCAGCGGGACCACGGGCGCCCCCGTCAGGGTCAGCGCGACCAAGGCGGCGATCGCTCCGGCGTGAGCGCACAGGAGGGGGACGAGGACGCGCGGCTGTCCGAAACGGTCCATGAGACGGGCCGTCTGCGGGCCCACCAGGGTCTCCGCCACGGCGAACGAACCGGTGACCAGGCCGGCCACCCCGAAGGATCCGGTCTCGGCATGGACCAGCCAGACGATACCGAGGCCGGCCATAGCCACCCCGACCCGGGCAGGAGCCGCGGCCAGGAAGAAGGCCGCCGCGCCGGGGGTTTGGAGGGCTGAACGGTAGGAGACGGTTTCCGTACGAGCCGATACGAGACTGCGAAATCCCCGTACGGTACGGCGGAAATCCGGTGCGGTACGACGCAACCAGTGCCGCGGAGTCACGGTGAACCTTCCGCTGCGCGGTGGGACGGCCCGGGAGAACGGCGCCCTGTCGTGGGCACGGCCCCCCGCCGCCAGGAGTCGTCCATGATGACGTCGACGGGGCGGAATCGAAGTCCGCGTCGGCGTCGGCTCCAGCGCCGGCAGAAATGTTGAGTGCTGAGATCGAGGAATCGAGATCGAAGACGGGATCGGGCAGAAGAAGACACTAGTGGCGACGGGGGGCGGAGAGAAGACCGCCCTGGGGAAGCAGGTCGGCCCGCCCGGCGCAGGGGGTGGCGCGGAGCCCGGAGATCGAGGCGATGTTCAGGGGGTCAGCCTGGCGGATCTGCCTGCGGCCCGTCGTGCTGAGAACTGCGGCCTCGGCGCCTCCCTCTGCCGATCTCGTTCAGGAGGATCGCCGCAGCGATACCGGCGGCCACACCGATGATGGTGTCCGCCAGACGCAGGATCGGCTCCTTCCATGCCTCCTGCGGGCTGAGACCCGCGACGACCATGATGACCGTGGTGGTGATGGCCGCGGTCACCTCGGCGTCGGGCTGGCCGATCAGTCCGGGGATCAGCACGCTGATGGCCACAAGCAGGGCGAGGCCCCAGGGGTGGAAAGGCCAGATCGCCAAGTAGGCCAGACACAGCGCGAAGCTCACGAGCGTCGCCGACATGCGGGCGAACGCCGCATGGAGGCTCTTCTGCCGACTCGTCCGCAGCACAAAGATCGTGGCGATCACGGCA is a window of Streptomyces sp. NBC_00271 DNA encoding:
- a CDS encoding helix-turn-helix domain-containing protein, giving the protein MAEAEAALRTLAHNVRTARTRAGLSLDELGRRAKVSKGALVGLEKAQGNPNFATLVRLADTLGVSVSALLEGSSEGRVRVVAADAVMPLWTGAQGSEARLMLTTSGPAPVEVWRWKLEPGEEYPSHPHQAGVVETVSVTAGRMTLIVDGAEHTVEVGQTATFDGDAPHTYRGAGTEPCHLIMTVHLPPGPVSTS
- a CDS encoding alpha/beta fold hydrolase; the encoded protein is MSEVKNIVLVHGGFVDGSGWQGVYDHLTADGYRVTVVQNPTLSLAGDVAATHQILDDLDGPAVLVGHSYGGVVITEAGNHPNVAGLAYVAAFAPDKGESVSSLIADPPPGAPVPPILPPKDGFLFLDRGKFAASFAADVPAVVAAFMADSQVPWGVDALGGTVSEPAWRTKPSWYLVATDDRMIPPPAQRVMSERAGSTVTETPGSHAVYVSNPAAVAAVINQAAHAVSAR
- a CDS encoding alpha/beta fold hydrolase yields the protein MITRRRALVSGVAVAATAAMVGPAGSTAAAADHTKAQSKAKPTIVLVHGGFADASGWNGVIERLQHDGYKTIAPANPLRGIPTDAA
- a CDS encoding alpha/beta fold hydrolase, translated to MVGHSYGGAVITNAAAGNRNVKALVYVAAFAPDKGEQLGVLLNKYPGSLIGSSVQGVPYPNPDGTTGTDLYMQADKFRAAFAAELRHLGEQAAERGASSRSAAPRTPPHQAAA
- a CDS encoding phosphotriesterase family protein; the encoded protein is MHEHVLVLSEELRQSIPENWDEQLRIDGAVTRLTALAETGVSTIVDPTVIGLGRDVRRVAAVNARVDLNIIVATGLYTLAEVPDYFRYHGPGTLLGGPESMTDLFVRELTEGFAGTGIKAAFLKCAIEDELTPGVERVMRAVAQAHLRTGAPITVHTSAHAQTGLTAQEILRSEGVDLGAVVIGHSGYTSDPDYLHRLIDNGSYLGMDRFGEQIAPNWHYTHLHDHVLPALLQAGVTQAQLDTMLVDNPRRYFSPANS
- a CDS encoding ATP-binding protein, with the protein product MPATDGMLVGREHELKAVEEFVLRAASDEDALVLYGEAGVGKTVLLDAAEEAAAASGVPVIRTVGVEVETDLAYAALYRLLTPFLSQLDELSGQQRRTLATALGLDEGPPPDRLAVSNAALSLLGLARGDGPLLVIVDDLPWLDRMSAAVLAFVARRLAGARIGFLGAFRTGESSFFDGGGLAAVEVMPLGQTAAASLIDRRYPALAPRVRQQVLAEAAGNPLALLELPARVADRSHERQTAPALPLSQRLEHLFAARVDPLPTPTRRALLLAALDATGDMLTCTCTSNMYAVQSRPSHLPVGRHPPLQWLASRHVADPVDRLSRPRERRRPPPPGGPSPRPGDQLAPGSEASPLRQHSKTTQMSSSSSTAKTRTRKKNRASGAFSRKTPGGGTRGAGYGNQTSQMPSSPASLRSTSNADSKRSSSA
- a CDS encoding DUF6333 family protein, coding for MSPVSPGTQVNPRHSGHAHLVVVHPPFTTPLQPNERPPATAHDPGAARAAVLSLSTVSAIRREYAPSRLEHPGSPTNREELDGVRAAVWGSTAKISDPALVEDGVLASALEDEFQAQRKKYPDARIVAVCERDFGASYTKILVAVPGTPDLMVEGFDELEITGDPRATLAAVGIDLDPLGEGYDISDEGFFDYEGFLHMLTGGALSVYADEERFESAFDVDRSEAGEDGICEVWFP
- a CDS encoding MFS transporter; translated protein: MAAAPARVGVAMAGLGIVWLVHAETGSFGVAGLVTGSFAVAETLVGPQTARLMDRFGQPRVLVPLLCAHAGAIAALVALTLTGAPVVPLTAAGLAAGATVPQFGALSAARWSALLHGRAELTPAFALETISNEVAFLLGPTLAVLTATQVHPAAGTVLAGVLVVGAGLAFAALRRTAPAPAPDRTATRGPEPLLTRNFATLLAVNLALGVFFGSMQVSVSAFAGVHHAAAAAGFLYGLMSAASLLAGLAYGRHRRHTPPGAQLPLILTLVACASLLPLLANSPWQLGLALLLPGAGVAPCIIVSSTLIESVMDQSILTQAFTWTNSASAAGIAVSAATVGRLVDGPGGTRAGFTVPFLALAATAALTWSSRHALTADTTASRQTSSTGGRQLRG
- a CDS encoding FUSC family protein, translating into MKTLNYAVTVGLASLLSYWLTTTIMSSVHLSHEDGQLGGMCAVIATIFVLRTSRQKSLHAAFARMSATLVSFALCLAYLAIWPFHPWGLALLVAISVLIPGLIGQPDAEVTAAITTTVIMVVAGLSPQEAWKEPILRLADTIIGVAAGIAAAILLNEIGRGRRRGRSSQHDGPQADPPG